The genomic region ACTTTCTTGAAATGGCAAACATAAGAGATCAGGATAGTTGGGCACACTGGCATGATAAAACTGGTGCTACAGAAAAAGCAAAAAGACTGATTCGCAGTGCTGTTGCTAAGGTTAGACTGGCTGAGCCTCTTGAGGATCGCTATGGAGACATGGAGAAATCTGTTATGGTTATTGGTGGTGGAGTTGCAGGAATGTTTGCAGCTATTGATCTTGCAAACATGGGGCTTAAGGTTTATCTTGTTGAAAGACAGCCATCCATTGGTGGGCAGATGATAAAGCTTGATAAAACCTTCCCTACAATGGACTGCTCAGCCTGTATTCTTACTCCAAAGATGGTTGAAGTAGCTCAGCATCCAAATATTGAGCTTATTACCTATGCAGAGGTAGATTCTGTAAAGGGTTATGTTGGTAATTTTGATATTACAGTAAAGAAAAAGGCAAGATATATAGACTGGGATAAATGCACAGGTTGTGGTGTTTGTACACAGATATGTCCATCAAGGGTTCCTAATGAGTATAACTTTGGTATGAACCAGAGAAGAGCAGCATATATTGAATTTCCACAGGCAGTGCCTAAAAAAGCAGTTATTGATAGAGCAAACTGCCTGTACTTCAAATCAATGGATAAAACAGGAAAGCCTGCCTGTCAGATCTGCGAAAAAGGAATACCACCTAAAGGAATACAGGGATGTCCAGCAGGTGCAATTAAGTTTGATGATAAAGACGAGTATATAAATCTCAAAGTTGGAGCAGTGATTATTGCCACAGGATACAAGGTAATGGAAAAAACTCACTTCAAAGAATACTCACCTCATAGTCCAGATGTGGTTACAGCAATGGAGTTTGAAAGAATTCTTTCAGCAACAGGTCCAACAGAAGGAGAGCTCAAAAGACCTTCCGATGGAACAAAGCCGAAGACAATTGCTTTTATCTCATGTGTTGGAAGCCGTGATGAGAGATATCATTCTTACTGTTCAAAAGTATGCTGCATGTATATGCTAAAACATGCAAGAATTCTTAAGGAAAAGTATCCTGATATAAAGCTTTATCTCTTCTTTATAGACGTTAGAACAGCTGGTAAGGACTTTGAAGAATTCTATGTTTATACAAGAGAACTTGGCGTAAAGGTAATAAGGGGAGGAAGAGTTTCAGCAGTTGATGTGAAGCCAAATGGAAAACTGAGAGTAAGAGGTTTTGATGTTGACCTTTGCTCCCCTGTTGAGCTTGAGGCAGACATGGTTGTGCTTGCAACAGCCATTGAACCTCCAGCAGGAACAGATGAGCTTGGAAGACTTTTTGCAGCAACCTGCGGAAGGGAAGGATTTTTAAGGGAAGTTCATACCAAGCTTTATCCTGTTGAGACAGCTTCAAAAGGAGTATTTCTTGCTGGATGTGTTCAAGGTCCAAAGGATATTCCTGAGTCCATTGCTCAGGCACGTGCAGCATCTTCTGCAGCTGCTGCTCTTGTTATTCCAGGCAAGATTAAATTTGAGGCAATTATTTCTGAAGTTGATAGAGAAAAGTGCAGTTCCTGCGGTGTCTGCGTACCTCTTTGTCCTTATGGAGCAATAAGACTTGAGGAGTATAAAGGTAAAGAAAAGGCATACATAGAGCCTGCCTTATGTGCAGGATGTGGAGTCTGTGCCAGTGCATGTCCATCAAGGGCAATTACATTCCATGGATTCACAACAGAGCAGATTCTGGCACAGATTGATGCATTAGCAGAAGCATAAAAAATAAAAGGAGGGAAAAAATGGAAGAGGGTGGCGTAAATGTAATTGATCTTACACAGGGAGATGAGAGTTTTGTAAAGGAGTTGGAAGGATTAGGGGCTGATGAACTTAGAGAATGCATACAGTGTGGAAAATGTGGAGCTACATGTCCAATGGCATTAGCGGGCTTAGAGTTTTTTATTAAAAGAATTGTTCATGCTGCAAACTTAGGTTTAAGGGATGTGCTTCTTGAAGACTCTTCAGTGTGGGGGTGTCAGTCCTGTAACCGTTGTGTTGAAATATGCCCAATGGATATAAAACCTTATGAAGTTATTCAAGCATTAAGAAGAGCAGCAATTAAGGTTGAATCCTGTCCTGCAAACACCTATGAAGGTTTGAGAAATTTATACAAATTCGGTCATGCAGTATTTCCTAAGGGTTTTGAAGAAAGAAGAAAGAAAGCAGGATTGCCAGAAAAACCACCAACCGCATTGAGTTATGACGAGTTAAGGAAAAAATACCAGGAAGTTTTAAAACAAACTATCCTGGAAGAAATAGCACCATTCCCGCTTGACTAAGGAGGAGAGAAATGAAAAAGATAGGATTTTTCCTTGGATGTAACATACCCTTTAATAGACCAGATGTGGAGTATTCAGCAAGGTATATGTTGAATGAACTCGGAGTTGAAATTGTAGAGCTTGAAGGAGCTGCATGCTGTCCTGCCTTTGGAACAATGCCATCAGTTGATCTTGTAGGATGGGCAGCTGCATCAGCATGGAATTTAAGCATTGCTGAGGAAAAAGGTGTTGATATAATTACAGGGTGTGGTTCCTGTTATGGTTCACTAAATGAAGCAAGATATCACATGGAAAAGCATCCTGAGATTAAGGAGCAGGTTAATAAAATTCTTGGTAAAGTCGGGAAAGAATACAAAGGAACAGTAAAGGTATGGAATTTTATTAACTTTTTATATGAAGAAATCGGACTTGACAATCTCAAATCAAAAATAAAATACAATCTCAATGGATTAAAATGCGCTGTTCAGACTGGATGTCACAATCTCTGGCCCAGCAGAGCTTATCCAACAAATGAGGATAACACATTTTATCCAACAAGACTGAGAGAGATTTGCGAAGCTATGGGCGGTGTGGCACCACATTACAGCACAATAACTGACTGCTGTGGAATGGGCGCACTGAGATCTGCTGCTTCTGAAAAATCTCTTGCATTGTTTAAAAAGAAACTTGATGTAATAAAAGAGGAGTTAAATCCTGATGTTACAGTAACGGGCTGCAGCTCATGTTTACTTCAGTTTGATGCAGGACAGGCTCTTTTAGTAGAGCAGAAAAAGCTTGATTACAAGATTCCAGCTCTTCATATTGTTCAGGTTGCTGCTATAGCAATGGGTGCAGATGTTGAAAAAGCAACAGCACAGGCATCAATCCCTTTGAATGGAGTAATAACTAAGATAAAAGGAGGGAATTAAGATGGCATGGGAGCCAAGGCTAATTGTTATTGCCTGCCAGTGGTGTACATATCAGGGGGCAGATCTGGCAGGAAGTCTCCGTTACAGTTATCCTCCTACAGTGCATATTGTAAGAGTGCCCTGTAGTGGAAGAGTTGAACCCGAATTTATTGCAGAAGCCCTCAGAAGAGGTGCAGATGGTGTATTTATTGGTGGATGCCACTTTGGTGACTGCCATTATAAAGAGGGTAACTACAAAGCAATCAGAAGATTCAAACTCTTTAAGAGAGTTGCCACAGATCTCGGAATTGAGCCTGAAAGAATTCAGCTTGAATGGATCTCAGGAAGTGAAGGCAAGAGATTTTCTGAAGCCATGACAGAGTTTGATGCTAAAATTAGGGAACTTGGACCAAATCCATTGAAAGGAGGGGCACAATGAGTAAACCTAAACTTGCATATTATCTTGCCGGAGGTTGTGGTGGCTGTGATATTGCAGTTGTAGATTTATCTGAAGCATTGGTAGATGTTGCTTTACAATTAGATATAGTATTCTGGGCACCAACAGTGGCAGATGTAAAGTATAAAGATCTTGAAGCAATGCCAGATGGTTCAATTGATGTAGGGCTTTTTAGTGGTAATGTAAGGAATTCAGAGCATGAGCATATTGCAAAGGTATTAAGACAGAAATGTAAAGTTCTTATCGCTTTTGGAATATGTGCATCATGTGGTGGAATAAAAGGACTTGTGAATTTACATACAACTGAGCAGTTACTTGAAAAAGCATACATCAATACATTCAGCACAGATAATCCAGAAAAGATACTTCCTCAAACAACTGTTGTGGTGGATGGAAAATATGAGTTAACGCTGCCAACTTTGATGGATGCAAGGGCTCTTGATCAGGTTGTAAAGGTGGATTATTACATAGGTGGATGCCCTCCCTATCATGAACATATAGCAAAGGCATTTACAGCTTTACTCTCTGGACAGCTTCCACCTCCAGGTTCATGGATTACAATGGGCAAGGCTGTATGCGAGGTATGCGATAGAAATCCTGTATTAAAAGGCAAACCAAAGAAGCTTGCCACTGAGGTAAAAAGAACAATTGATGGAGCACCAAGTGAAGACGGATGCCTTCTTGAAGAAGGATATCTATGTCTTGGTCCTGTAACGCAGGGAGATTGTGGTGCAAAATGTCCTTCTGCAAATATTCCATGTAGAGGCTGCGGAGGACCAATCCCTGGAGTCAAAGACTTTGGTCTCAGAGCAATAAGTGCTATTGCAAGCATGCTTGACAATGAAGAGCTTGTGGATAAGATTCCAGATCCGGTTCATTTATTTTATAGATACACACTGCCAAGTTCTTTTCTTGGCAAAAGAATAAAGAGATGAAAAAATGAGTCTGAAAGATATAATAAGAAAAATAACCCAGAAGGGGGGAAAGGGAATGAAGAAAATTGAAATTAATCCTATGACAAGGCTTGAAGGCCATGGCAAAATAACCATATTCCTTGATGAACAGGGAAATGTAGAGAATGCTTTTATGCAAGTTGTTGAATTTATGGGATACGAAAAGTTCCTCATAGGTATGCCCATTGAGGAAGTTCCCAGAACTGTAAGCACTATCTGCGGAGTTTGAAGGGGCGTGCATTTTACAGCCTCAGTGAAGGCTGCAGATGCAGTTTATGGAGTTGAACCAACTCCTACAGCAAAAAAGATAAGAGAACTTTTTTATAATGCCCATTATGTAGAAGACCACACAGGAATTCTCTATGCTCTTGGTTTTCCAGATTTTGTATGCGGTCCAACAGCTTCACCTGCTGAGAGAAATCTTATAGGACTTATTTTGAAAGTGGGTGCAGATGTGGGTAAGCTTGTTTTAAAGAAAAGATTTTCAGCAGTAAGAATTTTTGAGATCACTGGTGGAAGAACAAGCCATCCAGTTGCTGCATTACCAGGAGGATGGGCAAAGAGAATAACAGAAGAAGAAAGGCAGGAGATTCTTAAGTGTGCTGATGATTGTATTGAGCTTGGAAAGTTGACTCTTGATGTATTTGATAAAGTTGTACTTCAGAACAAAGAATACATGGCTTTGGTCACAGGTGATGTTTATAAGGTGGTGACCAATTACGTTGGAACAGTTGATGAAAACGATAAGGTTACCTATTATGATGGAACTCAAAAGATTGTTGATACAAAAGGAAATGAAATAGGAAGATTTAAAGGCATTCAATATCTGGACTACATTGCAGAAAAGACCCTTCCATGGAGTTATCAGAAAGCTCCATATCTAAAGAAAATAGGTTGGAAGGGTCTCGTAGATGGAGATGGAACAAGCATTTACAGCGTAGGACCACTTGCAAGGTTTAATGTTGGAAGTGGATTTGATACACCTCTGGCACAGGAAGCATATGAAAAAATGGTTGCTGCCTTTGGTGGTAAGCCTGTTCATAACACACTTGCCTATCACTGGACAAGAGCAATTGAATTAATGCACGCTG from Thermodesulfovibrio sp. 3907-1M harbors:
- a CDS encoding CoB--CoM heterodisulfide reductase iron-sulfur subunit A family protein, with product MAKIGVYVCHCGENIAGAVKIEEVMKYAETLPDVAVVRNYLFMCSDPGQDIIKKDIKDGLVDRVVVAACTPRTHEPIFRDAVESAGLNRYFLEMANIRDQDSWAHWHDKTGATEKAKRLIRSAVAKVRLAEPLEDRYGDMEKSVMVIGGGVAGMFAAIDLANMGLKVYLVERQPSIGGQMIKLDKTFPTMDCSACILTPKMVEVAQHPNIELITYAEVDSVKGYVGNFDITVKKKARYIDWDKCTGCGVCTQICPSRVPNEYNFGMNQRRAAYIEFPQAVPKKAVIDRANCLYFKSMDKTGKPACQICEKGIPPKGIQGCPAGAIKFDDKDEYINLKVGAVIIATGYKVMEKTHFKEYSPHSPDVVTAMEFERILSATGPTEGELKRPSDGTKPKTIAFISCVGSRDERYHSYCSKVCCMYMLKHARILKEKYPDIKLYLFFIDVRTAGKDFEEFYVYTRELGVKVIRGGRVSAVDVKPNGKLRVRGFDVDLCSPVELEADMVVLATAIEPPAGTDELGRLFAATCGREGFLREVHTKLYPVETASKGVFLAGCVQGPKDIPESIAQARAASSAAAALVIPGKIKFEAIISEVDREKCSSCGVCVPLCPYGAIRLEEYKGKEKAYIEPALCAGCGVCASACPSRAITFHGFTTEQILAQIDALAEA
- a CDS encoding CoB--CoM heterodisulfide reductase iron-sulfur subunit B family protein, with the translated sequence MKKIGFFLGCNIPFNRPDVEYSARYMLNELGVEIVELEGAACCPAFGTMPSVDLVGWAAASAWNLSIAEEKGVDIITGCGSCYGSLNEARYHMEKHPEIKEQVNKILGKVGKEYKGTVKVWNFINFLYEEIGLDNLKSKIKYNLNGLKCAVQTGCHNLWPSRAYPTNEDNTFYPTRLREICEAMGGVAPHYSTITDCCGMGALRSAASEKSLALFKKKLDVIKEELNPDVTVTGCSSCLLQFDAGQALLVEQKKLDYKIPALHIVQVAAIAMGADVEKATAQASIPLNGVITKIKGGN
- a CDS encoding Ni/Fe hydrogenase subunit alpha gives rise to the protein MKKIEINPMTRLEGHGKITIFLDEQGNVENAFMQVVEFMGYEKFLIGMPIEEVPRTVSTICGVURGVHFTASVKAADAVYGVEPTPTAKKIRELFYNAHYVEDHTGILYALGFPDFVCGPTASPAERNLIGLILKVGADVGKLVLKKRFSAVRIFEITGGRTSHPVAALPGGWAKRITEEERQEILKCADDCIELGKLTLDVFDKVVLQNKEYMALVTGDVYKVVTNYVGTVDENDKVTYYDGTQKIVDTKGNEIGRFKGIQYLDYIAEKTLPWSYQKAPYLKKIGWKGLVDGDGTSIYSVGPLARFNVGSGFDTPLAQEAYEKMVAAFGGKPVHNTLAYHWTRAIELMHAAEKVKQIASDESITDPNVRQELGSPVGEGVGIVEAARGTLIHHYKTDEKGIVTDANLIVATTHNKGPMNIAVKRAAQNFIKNGKVDDGILNLVEIAYRPYDLCFACSTHTLPGRIPVRIDIIDHHGEVVKSLRNFEIA
- a CDS encoding 4Fe-4S dicluster domain-containing protein, whose amino-acid sequence is MEEGGVNVIDLTQGDESFVKELEGLGADELRECIQCGKCGATCPMALAGLEFFIKRIVHAANLGLRDVLLEDSSVWGCQSCNRCVEICPMDIKPYEVIQALRRAAIKVESCPANTYEGLRNLYKFGHAVFPKGFEERRKKAGLPEKPPTALSYDELRKKYQEVLKQTILEEIAPFPLD
- a CDS encoding hydrogenase iron-sulfur subunit, which translates into the protein MKMAWEPRLIVIACQWCTYQGADLAGSLRYSYPPTVHIVRVPCSGRVEPEFIAEALRRGADGVFIGGCHFGDCHYKEGNYKAIRRFKLFKRVATDLGIEPERIQLEWISGSEGKRFSEAMTEFDAKIRELGPNPLKGGAQ
- a CDS encoding F420-nonreducing hydrogenase is translated as MSKPKLAYYLAGGCGGCDIAVVDLSEALVDVALQLDIVFWAPTVADVKYKDLEAMPDGSIDVGLFSGNVRNSEHEHIAKVLRQKCKVLIAFGICASCGGIKGLVNLHTTEQLLEKAYINTFSTDNPEKILPQTTVVVDGKYELTLPTLMDARALDQVVKVDYYIGGCPPYHEHIAKAFTALLSGQLPPPGSWITMGKAVCEVCDRNPVLKGKPKKLATEVKRTIDGAPSEDGCLLEEGYLCLGPVTQGDCGAKCPSANIPCRGCGGPIPGVKDFGLRAISAIASMLDNEELVDKIPDPVHLFYRYTLPSSFLGKRIKR